From the Spirochaetaceae bacterium genome, the window CGAAGGCGGTCTCGTTGATGCGCTCGTGGCCGGCGAAGGCGGCGTCTGACGCATGCAGCTTGACCAGCACGCCAATGGTGCCTTCGCCATGCAGGTAGTGGGCCACGGTGTCGCCGTCGCCGACGGCGACGCAGCGGAACCGGCGCAAGGCGATGTTCTCCTTGATGCGGCCGATGGCAGCGGTAATCAGTTGTTGCATCCTGTCGGTGGGAGCCTGCGGACTCTCGGCGGCCACTTCGGAGACGAGCTCCTCGCCAAGCGTCATGAACTGATCATTGCGGGCCACGAAGTCGGTTTCGCTCGACAGCTCCAGAATCGCCGCCGTGCCGTTGACGGTCGCGAACACGCGGCCCTCGTTGGTTGCGCGCCCGCTGCGCTTGGCGGCCGCCGAAAGGCCCATCTCCTTGAGCCGGCGTTCCGCGGCGGCCAGGTCGCCGCCACTCTCCACCAACGCGCGCTTGCAGTCCATCATGCCGGCTCCGGTCTGCTCCCGGAGCCGTTTTACATCTTGTGCGGAAATTGCCAATGCTAACTCCTGATTGTAGGGGCGCGCTCCGGCCGTGCCGGAACGCCGCCGTCAGCGGTCGTACAGCGTGTCTTCGTCGATCCCGGCTTTGTCGGTGACCGTTTCCTGTTCCGGCTGCGCTTGCTCGGGCTCATCTTGCGGCGTGTAGTTGGAATAGTCCTGGTCGGTGAATCCCTGCTGTCCCTGATCCTCGGCCAAGGCGGCGGCGCCGGCCATTTCACCGAGCGACACCGTCTCGAGCTCCGGCGCCGGTTCGGCGTCGTACTCCTCGCCGAATCGATCCTTGTCGATGATCTGGTCGTAGTCGTACTCGTCGGGGCCCTCGTCCTGCAACGTCTCGATAACCTCCAGGCCCACTTCGTTCTCCGCCTCGACGACGGCGTTGGCAACGATCTGGGTGAACAGGTTGATGGCCCGAATGGCGTCGTCGTTGCCCGGGATCGGCAGGTCGATGACGTCCGGGTTGCAGTTCGTATCGACAATGGCAACCACCGGAATCTTCATCTTGTTGGCCTCGGCGATCGCGATTGCCTCCTTGCGGGTGTCGACCACGAACATGACCCCGGGAAGGTCCTTCATTTCCTTGATGCCGCCCAGGTTGCGCTCAAGCCGCGCCTGCTCCTTCTGCATGCGCGAAATCTCTTTCTTGGTCATGTTCGAGAAGGTGCCGTCGACCTCCATCTTCTCGATCTTCTTGAGCTTGAGCAGTGAGCGCTTCATGGTCGAGAAGTTGGTGAGCATGCCGCCGAGCCAGCGATTGTTGACGTAGAACATGTTGCAGCGCCGGGCTTCCCGTTCGATCGACTGCTGCGCCTGTTTCTTGGTGCCGACGAACAGCACGTGCTTGCCGGCCAGAACACTCTGGCGGACGGTCTCGTACGCTTCCTTGATTGCGACGATGGTCTTCTGCAGGTCGATGATGTGGATGCCATTGCGCTCGGCGAATATGTACCGCTGCATACGCGGATCCCAGCGCTTGGTCTGGTGTCCGAAGTGCACTCCGGACTCCAGCAGGTTTTTCATGGTAACGACGGCCAACTAGCTCCCCCTGTCATTGCAACCTGCTTATTGCGGGCTGCGAAACGGATAACCGCTTTGCGCCAACATACGATATATCGTTTCCAGCGGCAAGCCTACGACGTTGCTGTAGGAGCCGTCCAGGTGAGTGGCCAGGAGCGCGGCACGGCCCTGGATGCGGTACCCGCCGGCCGCGCCGCGCCACTCGCCGCTGTCCAGGTACCAGTCCATTTGCGCGGCGCTGAGCGGGGCGAAGGTGACGGCGGTACGGGCCAGCGCCACCTCCAGCACGCGCTCCGGGGTAGCCAATGCAACGCCGGTCAGCACATGGTGGACGGTGCCGGCAAGCCGCCTCAGCATGGCGCGGGCACAGTCGCGGTCGGCGGGCTTGCCGACCAGGTCGGCGCCGATCAGGACGGCGGTGTCGGCCGCGATCAGCCAGCCCGGTTCCGGCACGCGGGCAAGCACGGCGCGCGCCTTGCGGCGGGCGAGTTCGACCACCGCCCGCTCCGGGGGAACCTGCGCCGCCACCGTCTCGTCGGCGCCCGACGGCACCACGCGCACCACAAAGCCCGCCGCCCGCAGCAGGGCAAGGCGCTGCGGCGAGGCGGACGCCAGGGTAATGGCCGGCGGCGCGCAGGCGGTCACGTCAGCGGTGCACCGCGTAGCGCTGCGCGGGCGCGGCGGCGCCCAGGGCAGCCGCTTCGCCGTCGCCGAGAGGAGTGCTCGCCGCGGCTGCCACGTTGTCCTGCAACTGCGCGAGGCTGCTCGCTCCGGGGATCACGGTGGCCACGGCCGGCGCCGCCAATGCAAACCGCAATGCGCTCTGCGCCGGCGTTCGCCCGGCCGCCGCGCTGACCTCCCCGAGCACCTGCTGGATTAGCGCTACCCGTTCCCGGTCATGGCCCAGTTCGGCACGCGCCGGCTTGCCGTACTCACCGCGTGGCGGCGAGCCGGACTCACCACGTGAGCCGTACCCACCGCGGAGCGGCGCGTCGGCAAGCAGCCCCTTGGCTACCGGTCCGCGTGCGATCACCGAGATGCCGCGGTCGCGCAGCAGCGGCAGCGCCTGCTCCTCGGGGCGGCGGTCCAACACGCTGTACTGCATCATCACGCTGGCGATCGACGAGCGCGCCGCGTATTCGCGGATCACGTTGGGACGGATCGAGGAGATGCCCCAGGCGCGGATCGTGCCGGCCTCGCGCAGCGCTTCGAAGGTGGCGATGACGTCGTCGATAGGGTCTTCAATGGTGCCGCCGTGCAACTGGTACAAGTCGATGTAGTCGGTGCTCAGGCGGCGCAGACTCGCCTCGACCGCGCGACGGATGTGGGCCGGTGACGGGTCCCAGTCCCAGCCGTCGCCGCCGGCGCGCCAGCGGTTGCCCACCTTGGTGGCGACGATCACCTCGCCGCGACGCCGCCCGAGCGCGCGCGAGCCGTTCCTCATTGGCGCCCCGCTCGTACAGGTCGGCGGTATCGAAGAAATTGACGCCCAGGTCAAGCGCACGATGGACGATCGCGTCGGCGGCATCGCCCGCCTTCGCCAGCGACATGCAGCCAAGGCCGATCTCGCTGACCGTGAGGCCGCTCGACCCCAACCGGTTCAGTTTCATGCCCGCAGTCTATCATCGAGGGGAGCCGGTCGTTTCCGGTCCGTTCTCCTCCGGATTGACAGCTTCCCGGCAGATGCGCACGATTGCCGCCGATGGAGCGCACCGCGGTAGAGCCCCTCAACGTGCGGAGTACGCCGATCGGCGTGCGCATCCTCCGTTCCTACCAGTTGTACCTGCTCCTGCTGCCCACCGTCGCGCTGGTGTTCGTCTTCCAGTACGTGCCGATGTACGGCGTCACCATCGCATTCAAGAACTTCAAGCCGCACCTCGGCATCATCGGCAGCGACTGGGTCGGGCTGCATCACTTCATCCGCTTCTTCGAGTCGCCCAGCTTCTGGCGCCTGATCCGCAACACCATTTTCTTGAGCGGCTACGAGTTGCTGCTCGGCTTTCCAATTCCGATCGTCCTGGCGCTGATGATGAACATGGTAACCGGCGCCCGCTTCAAGCGCACGGTGCAGATGGTCACCTACGCGCCGCACTTCATCTCCACGGTGGTGATCGTGGGCATGCTGGGTGTGTTCCTGTCCAAGAACTTCGGCCTGACCAACCACCTGATCGACGTGCTCGGGGGAGAGCGGGTGTTCTTCCTCGGCAAGGAGCAATGGTTCCGGTCGCTGTACGTGTTCTCGGGGGTGTGGCAGAACGCCGGCTGGGGCACCATCATCTACCTGGCCGCGCTCAGCGCCATCGACCCCGAGTTGCACGAGGCGGCGATCGTGGACGGCGCCACCCTGTGGCAGCGCGTGTGGAACATCGACATTCCCGGCATCCTGCCCACCATCGTCATTCTGCTCATTCTCAACGTCGGACAGATCATGGGGGTCGGCTTCGAGAAGGCGTTCCTGATGCAGAACGCGCTCAACCTGCAGGTGTCGGAGATCATTTCCACCTTCGTCTACAAGGTGGGGCTGCTCGATGCCCGGTTCAGCTTCTCGGCGGCGGTGGGCCTGTTCAACGCGGTGATCAACTTCGTGCTGCTGGTATCGGTGAACCGGTTCGCAAAGGTGCTCGGGCAGTCGGGGCTGTGGTAGCTCGGGTGGTGGCAGCGCAGTGGCCGTGACCGCGCTGTCGCGGCAGGACCGCATACTGAACGGCGTCCTGTACGGGCTGCTGTCGCTGATCCTGGCGGCGGTGGCCTACCCGCTGTTCTTCGTGCTGATCGCGTCGATCAGCGACCCGGTGCTGGTGAATACCGGCAAGGTGTGGATCGTCCCGCGCGGCCTGACCCTGGACGGCTACGCGCGCATCGTGCAGCACGAGGACCTGCTGCGCGGCTACCGCAACAGCCTGGCGTACGCCACGCTCGGTACGGCGCTCAACCTGGGTTTGACCCTGACCGCCGCCTATGCGCTGTCGCGCCGCGACCTGCCGGGCCGCAACGGGATCATGCTGTACCTCACCTTCACCATGTTCTTCTCCGGCGGCCTGATCCCGACCTTCCTGCTGATCCGCGACCTCGGGCTGTACAACTCGTTCTGGATCATGATCCTGCCCGCGGGCGGCAGCGCCCTGCACCTGGCGGTGAGCGTGTTCAACATCATCATCGCCCGTACCTTCTTCATGAACACCATTCCGCAGGAGCTGCTCGACGCCGCGGTGATGGACGGCTGCAGCGACCTGCGCTTCTTCCGCTCGGTGGTGCTGCCGCTGTCGGGGGCGATCGTCGCGGTGTTGATGGTGTTCTACGCGGTCGGCCACTGGAACGGCTTCTTCCACGGGCTGATCTACCTGCGCGAACGGGAGCGGTTCCCGCTGCAGCTCATCCTGCGCGACATCCTGATTCAGAACACGTTCACGGAGGAGCTGGAGATCGACGACGAGAACGCGCTCGCGGCCATGATGCTGGCCGAGTCGATCAAGTACGGCATGATCATTGTGGCCAGCGTGCCGGTGCTGATCCTGTACCCGTTCGTGCAGAAGCACTACGTGCGCGGCGTGATGATCGGCGCGATCAAGGGCTGACCGGCGGTTGAATCATTCGTCCGGATTGGCGTAGAGTGGCGTCTCAAGGAGGATGCTTGTGAAAAGAATGCATCGTTTCGCCGCTGCCCTGCTGGCAGCGTGCTTGGTTCCCGCCGGACTGTCGTTTGCCGCGGGAGAGGTGGAATCTGGCGCCGAGGGGACCGACCGGCTATCCGCGATCGGGTTTCACAACGCCGGATATCCGATCGTCGACACTCCACTCACGGTGGAGGCGATGATCCGCGGGGCCGCCCACGTGCACTACGAGTTTGACGACATGACGCTGATCGCGGATCTGCAGGAGCGCTCCAACATCGACCTCGTGTTCGAAACGGTGCCGGGCGCGCAGGTCGCGGAGAAGCGCAACCTGATCTTCGCCAGCCGCGAATACCCGGACCTGATGCTCAACATGGGCGTGAGCGACCGCAACCTCTGGGGCGCCGCCCAGGCGGGCGACGTGTATGCGCTCGATGAGTTGATCGACGCCTACGCGCCGAGCTGGAAGCAGGCGTTCGCCGAGCGGCCGATCGTGCGCAAGGCGATCACCCAGCCGGACGGCAAGATCTACAGCCTGCCCTACTACCGCGAGATCCTCAACGACTACGGCATCCGCGACACCATGGCGATCAACGTCGACTGGCTGAACAAGATGGGCATCGACAAGCTGCCCGACACAACGGAGGAGTTCTACCAGGCGCTGAAGGCGTTCCGCACCGGCATCGACGACGGCACCCTGCCGGAGAACGGCGTGCCGTGGCTGGGGCGCTTCCATTCCTGGGCCAACGGCGGCGAGTGGGAGCTGTACAACGCCTTCGGCCTGTGGATGAAGGGCCAGGGCGTCGGCGCCGAGAAGTACCTGTCGGTCAGTGACGGCGTGGTGGAATTCGGGGCAACCGATCCCCTGCTGAAGGACGCCGTGAAGTTCCTGCATCGTCTCTACTCCGAGAGCCTGATCACCGAAGAGTTCTTTACCAACCAGGGCTCCGACTTCACCCCGCGATCGCGCTCGGTGCCGCCGATCTCCGGCTACTGGGGCTCCTACTTCATCACCTCGCCGGTGGAAGAGTTCTACGATCCCCTGCCGCCGCTGATGGGACCCACCGGCGTGCGCCGCTACCGCTCGCAGCCGGTGCGCCTGCAGAAGAACCAGTTCACGATCTTCACCAAGTTCGACTACCCGGAGGCGCTGGTGCGCTTCATCGATCCGTGGGCCGACGACACGTTCAGCGTCGAGGCCTCCTACGGCGGGCCGCTGATCCGGCAGGAGTCCGACGGCACCCGCACCGTGACCGGCCGCGGCGTGGACTGGTTCGAGCACGGCCCGCACAACTTCTTCCCGACCTACGTGTCGAAGCGCGCCGCGGACAAGGTGAACTGGACAGGTGAGCAGGGCAACCGTGACCGCTACATCCGGGAGTTCTACGAACCGTACCTGTGGCCTCAGGAGCGCCACTTCGCCTACATCACCTATACCGACGAGGAGCAGGAAGAGCTGGCGGTGAGCAGTACCGAAATCGCCAACTACATCCAGACCTCGATCGCCAGGTGGATGGTGGACGGAGGGGTCGACGACGGCTGGGACGAGTACCTGAACGAGCTCGACCGGCTCGGTCTGGACAAGGTGATGGAGATTTTCCAGACCGCGTACGACCGCTTCCACGGCAACTAGCGACCGGAATCGCCGCGTCCGGCGGCCTTCGGTCCAAACCGGCCTAGGCTCGGAGTCTGCCGCATCGCGGCAGGCTCCGAGTCCCCAACCGAGTCCCCAAGTCTGCCACCCGCGTGGTCCGTTTCCGGCACCGCGGCAAGCTTGCAGCGTGCCGCGGGCGGCGGTGTATGCTCCGCATCGATGGCAGTGCAGCTTGGTATCGCACCGATTGCCTGGAGCAACGACGACCTGCCGCAGCTTGGCGGCGACACCCCCCTGGAGACCTGCCTGCGGGAGAGCCGCATGGCGGGCTTCACCGGTGTCGAATCGGGCGGCAAGTTTCCCATGGACGCCGCCGCGCTCGGGGCGCAGCTCCGGGCGCATGACCTGAAGCTGGTTTCGGGCTGGTTTTCCGGGCGGTTGCTGGATGGATCGGTGGCGCGCGAGCGGGAGCGCATTGAGCAGCAGCTCGCCACCTTCCACGCGCTCGGCGCCCCGGTCCTGGTGTACGCGGAAACCACCGGCAGCGTGCAGGCGCGGCGGGACGTGCCGGTGAGCCGGCGCCCTGCCCTCGCCGACAGCGACTTTCCCGACTACGGGCGCGAGTTGACCGAGCTGGCCGACTACTTGGCCGAGCGTGGCGTGCCGATGACCTACCATCACCACATGGGAACGGTGATCGAAACCGAGCGCGAGGTGGACCTGCTGATGGCCCATACCGGGCCGGCGGTGGGCCTGCTGGTGGACACCGGCCACATGGTGTTCGCCGGCGGCGACCCGCTGGCCATGGCGCGGCGCCACGCGGCGCGCGTGAATCACGTGCACTGCAAGGACATCCGCGCCGGGGTGCTGGCCCGGGTGCGGGCCGAGGACATGAGCTTCCTCGACGCGGTGCTGGCCGGCGTGTTCACCGTGCCCGGCGACGGCAGCATCGACTTCCGGGCGGTGGCACGGCTGCTGGCGGAGATCGGCTATGCCGGGTGGGCCGTGGTGGAGGCGGAGCAGGATCCGGCCAAGGCCAACCCGCTGACCTACGCGCGCATCGGCTACGCCGAGCTGACTGCCGCCCTGGCAGTGGCCGGCGTCGAGGTGCAGTGACCGTGGCCCTCGCTTCGGAGCAGCGGAGAGGGGCGATGCACGGGCGCCGCCGGCAGGCCGGAAGACT encodes:
- the tsf gene encoding translation elongation factor Ts; this encodes MAISAQDVKRLREQTGAGMMDCKRALVESGGDLAAAERRLKEMGLSAAAKRSGRATNEGRVFATVNGTAAILELSSETDFVARNDQFMTLGEELVSEVAAESPQAPTDRMQQLITAAIGRIKENIALRRFRCVAVGDGDTVAHYLHGEGTIGVLVKLHASDAAFAGHERINETAFDLALHVAAYAPPFLAPDNVTGDYLAEQEAIFRKQAELLDKPAKVVEGIVKGKLRKHLQEICLLEQAFVKDQKLSVKQLVAGLGKELGTEVQIADYVYYKVGEEAPAAG
- the rpsB gene encoding 30S ribosomal protein S2, whose translation is MAVVTMKNLLESGVHFGHQTKRWDPRMQRYIFAERNGIHIIDLQKTIVAIKEAYETVRQSVLAGKHVLFVGTKKQAQQSIEREARRCNMFYVNNRWLGGMLTNFSTMKRSLLKLKKIEKMEVDGTFSNMTKKEISRMQKEQARLERNLGGIKEMKDLPGVMFVVDTRKEAIAIAEANKMKIPVVAIVDTNCNPDVIDLPIPGNDDAIRAINLFTQIVANAVVEAENEVGLEVIETLQDEGPDEYDYDQIIDKDRFGEEYDAEPAPELETVSLGEMAGAAALAEDQGQQGFTDQDYSNYTPQDEPEQAQPEQETVTDKAGIDEDTLYDR
- a CDS encoding Maf family protein, producing MTACAPPAITLASASPQRLALLRAAGFVVRVVPSGADETVAAQVPPERAVVELARRKARAVLARVPEPGWLIAADTAVLIGADLVGKPADRDCARAMLRRLAGTVHHVLTGVALATPERVLEVALARTAVTFAPLSAAQMDWYLDSGEWRGAAGGYRIQGRAALLATHLDGSYSNVVGLPLETIYRMLAQSGYPFRSPQ
- a CDS encoding aldo/keto reductase — translated: MRNGSRALGRRRGEVIVATKVGNRWRAGGDGWDWDPSPAHIRRAVEASLRRLSTDYIDLYQLHGGTIEDPIDDVIATFEALREAGTIRAWGISSIRPNVIREYAARSSIASVMMQYSVLDRRPEEQALPLLRDRGISVIARGPVAKGLLADAPLRGGYGSRGESGSPPRGEYGKPARAELGHDRERVALIQQVLGEVSAAAGRTPAQSALRFALAAPAVATVIPGASSLAQLQDNVAAAASTPLGDGEAAALGAAAPAQRYAVHR
- a CDS encoding ABC transporter permease subunit — encoded protein: MERTAVEPLNVRSTPIGVRILRSYQLYLLLLPTVALVFVFQYVPMYGVTIAFKNFKPHLGIIGSDWVGLHHFIRFFESPSFWRLIRNTIFLSGYELLLGFPIPIVLALMMNMVTGARFKRTVQMVTYAPHFISTVVIVGMLGVFLSKNFGLTNHLIDVLGGERVFFLGKEQWFRSLYVFSGVWQNAGWGTIIYLAALSAIDPELHEAAIVDGATLWQRVWNIDIPGILPTIVILLILNVGQIMGVGFEKAFLMQNALNLQVSEIISTFVYKVGLLDARFSFSAAVGLFNAVINFVLLVSVNRFAKVLGQSGLW
- a CDS encoding carbohydrate ABC transporter permease, whose amino-acid sequence is MAVTALSRQDRILNGVLYGLLSLILAAVAYPLFFVLIASISDPVLVNTGKVWIVPRGLTLDGYARIVQHEDLLRGYRNSLAYATLGTALNLGLTLTAAYALSRRDLPGRNGIMLYLTFTMFFSGGLIPTFLLIRDLGLYNSFWIMILPAGGSALHLAVSVFNIIIARTFFMNTIPQELLDAAVMDGCSDLRFFRSVVLPLSGAIVAVLMVFYAVGHWNGFFHGLIYLRERERFPLQLILRDILIQNTFTEELEIDDENALAAMMLAESIKYGMIIVASVPVLILYPFVQKHYVRGVMIGAIKG
- a CDS encoding extracellular solute-binding protein, which codes for MHRFAAALLAACLVPAGLSFAAGEVESGAEGTDRLSAIGFHNAGYPIVDTPLTVEAMIRGAAHVHYEFDDMTLIADLQERSNIDLVFETVPGAQVAEKRNLIFASREYPDLMLNMGVSDRNLWGAAQAGDVYALDELIDAYAPSWKQAFAERPIVRKAITQPDGKIYSLPYYREILNDYGIRDTMAINVDWLNKMGIDKLPDTTEEFYQALKAFRTGIDDGTLPENGVPWLGRFHSWANGGEWELYNAFGLWMKGQGVGAEKYLSVSDGVVEFGATDPLLKDAVKFLHRLYSESLITEEFFTNQGSDFTPRSRSVPPISGYWGSYFITSPVEEFYDPLPPLMGPTGVRRYRSQPVRLQKNQFTIFTKFDYPEALVRFIDPWADDTFSVEASYGGPLIRQESDGTRTVTGRGVDWFEHGPHNFFPTYVSKRAADKVNWTGEQGNRDRYIREFYEPYLWPQERHFAYITYTDEEQEELAVSSTEIANYIQTSIARWMVDGGVDDGWDEYLNELDRLGLDKVMEIFQTAYDRFHGN
- the iolE gene encoding myo-inosose-2 dehydratase, with product MAVQLGIAPIAWSNDDLPQLGGDTPLETCLRESRMAGFTGVESGGKFPMDAAALGAQLRAHDLKLVSGWFSGRLLDGSVARERERIEQQLATFHALGAPVLVYAETTGSVQARRDVPVSRRPALADSDFPDYGRELTELADYLAERGVPMTYHHHMGTVIETEREVDLLMAHTGPAVGLLVDTGHMVFAGGDPLAMARRHAARVNHVHCKDIRAGVLARVRAEDMSFLDAVLAGVFTVPGDGSIDFRAVARLLAEIGYAGWAVVEAEQDPAKANPLTYARIGYAELTAALAVAGVEVQ